One part of the Maridesulfovibrio bastinii DSM 16055 genome encodes these proteins:
- the gltA gene encoding NADPH-dependent glutamate synthase, which translates to MADNKKNPKSPRVPMPEQPAEERSHNFNEVTLGYTYEMALEEAGRCLQCKKPLCQSGCPVEIDIKSFIGHLAEGDIPEAYKVIKNTNALPAVCGRVCPQEVQCEGSCILGKKGEPIAIGRLERFVADTFTADSACEMLTGDVACSLPNDHLKVACIGSGPSSLTVAGYLAARGVPVTIFEALHEFGGVLVYGIPEFRLPKEIVAKEISALWTKGVKFMPNWVGGRTITIQDLIDDGYDAIFIGVGAGLPWFLNIPGENLVGVYSANEYLTRINLGRAYDFPNYDTPAPHPRNVAVIGGGNVAMDAARTALRLGAENVYITYRRTMGEMPARAEELHHAEEEGVKFQLLTSPMSINGDENGRVKSMTLQVMELGEPDDSGRCRPVPVKGETSELDVDMVILAVGTGANPILLEATPDLDLTKWGYIKADPETGETSIKNVFAGGDIVSGSATVISAMGAGRKAAKEIAARLGV; encoded by the coding sequence ATGGCTGATAACAAAAAAAATCCCAAGTCGCCCAGAGTACCCATGCCGGAACAGCCGGCCGAAGAACGCAGTCACAACTTCAATGAAGTAACACTTGGCTACACCTATGAAATGGCTCTCGAAGAAGCCGGACGCTGTCTACAGTGTAAAAAACCACTCTGCCAGAGCGGTTGCCCGGTTGAAATCGATATTAAATCTTTTATCGGCCATTTAGCTGAGGGTGACATTCCCGAAGCTTACAAGGTTATCAAAAATACAAACGCCCTTCCTGCTGTCTGCGGACGTGTCTGCCCGCAGGAGGTTCAGTGTGAAGGTTCCTGTATTCTTGGTAAAAAAGGTGAACCTATTGCTATAGGAAGGCTTGAACGCTTTGTTGCCGACACTTTTACAGCTGATTCAGCCTGTGAAATGCTGACCGGTGATGTGGCCTGCAGTCTTCCAAACGACCATCTTAAAGTTGCCTGTATCGGATCAGGACCATCCAGTCTGACTGTTGCAGGATATCTTGCCGCCAGAGGTGTTCCGGTTACTATCTTTGAAGCACTCCATGAATTCGGCGGGGTTCTTGTCTATGGAATACCGGAATTCAGACTGCCCAAAGAAATCGTCGCCAAAGAAATAAGCGCACTCTGGACCAAGGGTGTTAAATTCATGCCCAACTGGGTAGGCGGACGTACTATCACTATTCAGGACCTCATAGACGATGGATACGATGCAATTTTTATCGGAGTAGGCGCAGGCCTGCCATGGTTCCTGAATATTCCGGGTGAGAATCTTGTCGGGGTATATTCCGCAAATGAATACCTGACCCGCATAAATCTCGGACGCGCTTACGACTTCCCGAATTATGATACTCCCGCTCCGCACCCCCGCAATGTAGCGGTCATCGGCGGCGGTAACGTAGCAATGGATGCAGCCAGAACGGCCCTTCGTCTCGGTGCGGAAAATGTTTACATCACCTATCGCCGCACAATGGGCGAAATGCCAGCCAGAGCTGAAGAACTGCATCATGCGGAAGAGGAAGGAGTTAAGTTCCAGCTTCTCACATCTCCCATGAGTATTAACGGGGATGAAAACGGACGCGTAAAATCCATGACTCTTCAGGTTATGGAACTTGGCGAACCAGATGATTCAGGTCGCTGCAGACCGGTCCCTGTCAAAGGTGAAACTTCCGAGCTTGATGTGGATATGGTCATCCTTGCTGTTGGAACCGGAGCTAATCCGATTCTGCTTGAAGCAACACCCGATCTTGATCTCACCAAGTGGGGTTACATCAAAGCCGATCCCGAAACTGGTGAAACTTCTATTAAGAACGTCTTTGCCGGTGGAGATATCGTCAGTGGTTCAGCCACAGTCATCTCCGCAATGGGTGCAGGCCGCAAAGCAGCCAAGGAAATTGCTGCCAGACTCGGAGTGTAA
- a CDS encoding sulfide/dihydroorotate dehydrogenase-like FAD/NAD-binding protein — MENKIVVKKSLIPGQTSMLVIDAPQIARKAKPGNFVILRVHDKGERIPLTIADTDPEKGTITIVYLVVGKSSAMLETLKEGDCIPDVCGPLGKPTHIEKSGTVICVGGGTGIAAMHHIAKGHHQAGNHVVAIVGARSKDLLLFCDELGCFCPELLIATDDGTHGHKGFVTDILKERLEKDKDVSEVVAIGPVPMMEAVANVTRPFGVKTTVSLNSIMVDGIGMCGACRCSVGGETRFACVDGPEFDGHKVDFNELKMRLSQYKDQERTSLELFRKDHG; from the coding sequence ATGGAAAATAAAATAGTTGTAAAGAAGTCACTTATCCCCGGCCAGACAAGCATGCTGGTAATTGACGCACCACAGATTGCCCGTAAGGCCAAACCAGGGAACTTCGTTATTTTAAGAGTGCACGACAAAGGTGAGCGTATCCCACTGACCATCGCGGATACCGATCCTGAAAAAGGAACCATAACCATTGTTTATCTGGTTGTCGGTAAAAGCTCGGCAATGCTTGAGACCCTGAAAGAAGGTGACTGCATTCCTGATGTCTGCGGTCCTCTTGGCAAACCGACACATATTGAGAAATCAGGCACTGTAATCTGTGTCGGCGGCGGAACCGGAATTGCCGCCATGCACCACATTGCAAAAGGACACCATCAGGCAGGAAACCACGTTGTCGCAATTGTAGGTGCAAGAAGCAAAGATCTGCTCCTGTTCTGTGACGAACTTGGATGTTTCTGTCCTGAACTTCTTATAGCTACAGACGATGGAACCCACGGACACAAAGGATTTGTAACCGATATTTTAAAAGAACGTCTTGAAAAAGACAAAGATGTTTCCGAAGTTGTTGCAATCGGTCCTGTTCCGATGATGGAAGCTGTGGCCAATGTAACCAGACCTTTCGGCGTTAAAACAACTGTCAGCCTGAACTCCATTATGGTTGACGGAATCGGCATGTGCGGTGCCTGCAGATGCAGCGTTGGCGGCGAAACCCGCTTTGCCTGTGTTGACGGCCCTGAATTCGACGGTCACAAAGTCGACTTCAACGAACTGAAAATGCGTCTGTCCCAGTACAAGGATCAGGAAAGAACCTCGCTTGAGTTATTCAGGAAAGACCATGGCTGA
- a CDS encoding glycosyltransferase family 1 protein, with protein sequence MKTYIFIPPVKSTAGGITVLCRIGSILKSQGRDVALVLRDAASWMPESVEQMPGIVLWESLELEKDDIWLVPEGWVNSLAPGLKAEARCISYCQNWAYFFSSLPEGVHWNSLPVSFIAVSEPVNWFMEQTIGKTSPILRPGIDTSNFYPAEKKSTDIIRIAYMPRKNKALVKQIKSIFAARNPDLQVQWVEISGMTSVQVAESFRSCHIFLVSGFPEGCPLPPLEALSCGCIPVGFSGFGGWDYMRQLDGASFRPWWPVREVEWGGNGYWSADADVLDAALNLEKAVKLWLEGGPTLDRALNAGQQTIRSYTLEAQAKSVDALWTEYESGK encoded by the coding sequence ATGAAAACATATATTTTTATTCCACCTGTTAAGAGTACTGCCGGCGGAATTACAGTCCTGTGCCGTATAGGTTCCATTTTAAAATCGCAGGGGCGTGATGTCGCTCTTGTTCTGCGTGACGCGGCCTCATGGATGCCGGAGAGTGTTGAGCAGATGCCGGGTATTGTGCTGTGGGAAAGTCTTGAACTGGAAAAAGATGATATCTGGCTTGTTCCCGAAGGCTGGGTAAACAGTCTTGCTCCGGGACTTAAAGCCGAAGCCCGTTGCATTTCATACTGTCAGAACTGGGCTTATTTTTTCTCATCCCTGCCTGAAGGAGTGCATTGGAACAGTCTTCCGGTTTCATTTATAGCTGTATCCGAACCGGTCAACTGGTTCATGGAGCAGACTATAGGGAAAACATCTCCAATTTTAAGGCCGGGAATTGACACTTCCAATTTTTACCCTGCTGAAAAAAAGTCCACCGATATTATCAGGATCGCCTACATGCCACGTAAGAATAAGGCTCTCGTCAAGCAGATAAAATCTATTTTTGCGGCAAGAAATCCTGATTTACAGGTTCAGTGGGTTGAAATCAGCGGTATGACTTCTGTTCAGGTGGCTGAGAGCTTCAGGTCATGCCATATTTTTCTGGTAAGCGGTTTCCCGGAGGGATGCCCTCTGCCGCCTCTTGAAGCTTTAAGCTGTGGCTGTATTCCGGTTGGCTTCTCCGGTTTCGGTGGCTGGGATTATATGCGCCAGCTTGATGGCGCATCGTTCAGACCATGGTGGCCGGTGCGTGAAGTAGAGTGGGGAGGTAACGGCTACTGGTCTGCTGATGCTGATGTGCTTGATGCTGCCCTCAATCTGGAAAAAGCTGTGAAACTGTGGCTTGAGGGCGGTCCGACTCTTGACAGGGCCCTGAATGCGGGGCAACAAACCATCCGCAGCTACACTCTTGAGGCTCAGGCAAAAAGTGTGGATGCCCTCTGGACTGAGTATGAGTCCGGAAAATAG
- a CDS encoding cobyric acid synthase, with protein MPALKTDPTAPDQKFNHGGNIKKLADKAGCPGCEITDFSANINPIGPPSWLRQEILHSIDEIECYPDPECSELTLAACEKFSVWPNECIAGNGASELLCIAARLGGFKKAVIPVPCYVDYERACTLAGLKIEKIQLGMENGFQPDFEAIAAILEKSPALVFLAQPNNPTGTTFDTGKLRELANRYSESRFIIDESFAAFVEDLDRTVKKRPKNVITIVSLTKFYAIPGLRLGLAFSSPEIIQKMREIMPCWSVNLMAQRVGTRCLKDSDYSELTQKETTRLRNELVAGLSEIPGLRVFPGEANFLLCQVQRVGMNASAIINHLISNKIAVRQCDNFDGLDDSYFRIAVRTDAENRLLVDELRQFSGLQKKTIHKAKKPALMLQGTCSNAGKSILTAAMCRILLQDGFKVAPFKAQNMSLNSFVTENGCEMGRAQVTQALACRLKPDVRMNPVLLKPGSDLGSQVIVMGKPVGNMKVGKYVEYKPKAFEAVKKAYDSISSEYDIMVIEGAGSPAEINLKQHDIVNMAMARYAQAQVLLAGDIDRGGVFASIAGTMALLETDERDTVCGFLLNKFRGDQSLLTPALDFTLQETGKPVLGVIPYINNLGLPDEDSVSFKEDIHKSSSNSTRRDCVDIVCIDLPRISNFTDLDALKCEPDVNLRVVDNPDDLGRPDAVIIPGSKSTVSDLLHLRRTGMEKAVKELLGKSTIVGICGGFQILGQHIADPDGIESEGGSSEIYEGMGLLPIKTTLAPEKTLTRTTASHPRSGFDVYGYEIHHGVTEPLLPTIRAVLTPKGSEGPIGISKALGFGLKSGLVWGTYLHGLFDADGFRRWFIDTLRTAKGFEKLGKIQISYGIEDSLDRLADIVRENTDMKAVYKALGI; from the coding sequence ATGCCTGCGTTAAAAACAGATCCTACTGCTCCAGACCAGAAGTTCAATCACGGCGGAAATATTAAAAAACTGGCAGACAAAGCCGGCTGCCCGGGATGTGAAATTACTGATTTTTCAGCCAATATAAATCCTATAGGCCCTCCGTCATGGCTCAGGCAGGAAATACTGCACTCCATTGATGAGATAGAATGTTACCCTGATCCTGAATGTTCGGAACTTACTCTGGCAGCCTGCGAAAAATTTTCAGTATGGCCGAATGAATGCATTGCCGGAAACGGAGCTTCAGAACTGTTATGTATTGCAGCCCGGCTCGGCGGTTTTAAAAAGGCTGTGATACCTGTTCCCTGCTACGTTGACTATGAGCGGGCCTGTACCCTTGCCGGATTAAAAATTGAAAAGATACAGCTTGGCATGGAGAACGGGTTTCAACCTGATTTTGAGGCTATTGCTGCTATTCTGGAAAAATCACCTGCTCTTGTTTTTCTGGCCCAGCCGAATAATCCCACCGGAACAACTTTCGATACAGGGAAGTTACGTGAACTTGCCAACCGCTATAGCGAGAGCAGGTTTATAATCGATGAGTCATTCGCAGCTTTCGTTGAAGATCTGGACCGCACTGTAAAAAAACGCCCTAAAAATGTAATTACTATTGTTTCGCTGACAAAATTTTACGCCATACCGGGACTGCGCCTCGGGCTGGCATTTTCATCACCTGAAATAATTCAGAAAATGCGTGAAATAATGCCCTGCTGGTCTGTTAATCTTATGGCCCAGAGGGTCGGCACACGCTGTTTAAAAGATTCGGATTATTCTGAACTTACGCAAAAAGAGACAACCCGCCTCAGAAATGAACTTGTTGCTGGTTTGTCCGAAATTCCCGGTCTTAGAGTTTTTCCGGGGGAAGCAAATTTCCTCTTATGTCAGGTTCAACGGGTCGGTATGAATGCCTCCGCGATAATAAACCATCTGATCTCAAATAAAATAGCCGTAAGGCAATGCGATAATTTTGATGGACTGGATGACAGCTACTTCCGCATTGCAGTGCGGACAGATGCTGAAAACAGACTTCTCGTTGATGAGCTTAGACAATTTTCGGGATTACAGAAAAAGACAATCCACAAAGCGAAAAAACCCGCTCTGATGCTTCAGGGAACCTGCTCCAATGCAGGTAAAAGTATCCTTACAGCCGCCATGTGCCGCATCCTGCTTCAGGACGGATTCAAGGTAGCTCCATTTAAAGCCCAGAACATGTCCCTTAATTCATTTGTAACTGAAAACGGTTGTGAAATGGGACGAGCACAGGTCACTCAGGCTCTGGCGTGCCGTCTGAAACCGGATGTACGCATGAATCCGGTGCTCCTGAAACCGGGCAGTGATCTGGGGTCACAGGTTATAGTAATGGGAAAACCTGTGGGCAATATGAAGGTTGGAAAGTATGTTGAATATAAGCCTAAAGCCTTTGAAGCTGTAAAAAAAGCTTATGATTCAATTAGTTCTGAATATGATATTATGGTTATAGAAGGAGCCGGAAGCCCTGCGGAAATTAACCTGAAACAGCACGACATTGTTAATATGGCTATGGCCCGCTACGCTCAGGCACAGGTTCTGCTGGCCGGAGATATCGACCGTGGTGGTGTCTTTGCTTCCATTGCCGGAACCATGGCCCTTCTGGAAACAGACGAACGGGATACCGTCTGCGGTTTTCTGCTCAATAAATTCCGTGGAGATCAGTCACTTCTTACACCGGCCCTTGATTTTACCCTGCAGGAGACCGGAAAACCAGTGCTGGGAGTAATTCCATATATTAACAATCTGGGGCTTCCAGACGAAGATTCAGTTTCCTTTAAAGAGGACATTCACAAATCTAGCAGTAATTCCACAAGACGCGACTGCGTGGATATCGTCTGCATTGATCTACCGCGAATTTCAAATTTCACTGACCTTGATGCCCTGAAATGCGAGCCGGATGTAAATCTCAGAGTAGTGGACAATCCTGATGACCTTGGACGGCCTGACGCAGTTATAATACCCGGTAGCAAAAGTACTGTTTCCGATCTGCTGCATCTTCGCCGCACAGGCATGGAAAAAGCAGTCAAAGAACTTCTGGGTAAATCAACAATAGTAGGTATTTGCGGTGGTTTTCAAATTTTAGGGCAGCATATTGCTGACCCGGATGGAATTGAGTCCGAGGGCGGTAGTTCAGAAATCTACGAAGGAATGGGTCTGCTACCCATAAAAACTACTCTGGCCCCTGAAAAAACTTTGACCAGAACCACGGCAAGCCATCCGCGCAGCGGCTTTGATGTATACGGCTATGAAATACACCACGGTGTAACTGAACCGCTGCTACCAACGATAAGAGCGGTTCTTACCCCTAAAGGCTCAGAAGGACCGATCGGCATTTCAAAAGCACTCGGGTTCGGCTTAAAATCAGGCCTTGTCTGGGGTACATATCTCCACGGACTGTTTGACGCTGACGGTTTCAGGCGATGGTTCATCGATACTTTGCGTACTGCAAAGGGCTTTGAAAAACTGGGTAAAATACAGATTTCGTATGGTATTGAAGATTCACTGGACCGCCTTGCGGACATAGTGCGTGAAAATACCGATATGAAAGCAGTGTACAAAGCTCTGGGGATTTAG
- a CDS encoding WecB/TagA/CpsF family glycosyltransferase, whose translation MIDGDGVIEFMGIKMHAWTMSKTVAEIRTRISYGLFTQHVVVNVAKIVNMGRDSKLLNSVESCDIINIDGMGVVWGASFLGCNIPERVAGVDLFHNLLEMAGAEKYPVYLLGAKQDVLEKAVENIEKKFPQLEIAGYHHGYFWDDEQKVVEDISRSGARLLFVAISSPKKENFISHWREKLGVDFVMGVGGTFDVVAGKSKRAPVFMQKAGLEWFYRLLQEPRRMWKRYLFTNSVFAVKLLRFKFLGF comes from the coding sequence ATGATTGATGGTGACGGCGTAATAGAGTTTATGGGCATAAAAATGCATGCCTGGACCATGAGTAAAACTGTAGCTGAGATCAGAACAAGAATAAGCTACGGACTGTTTACCCAGCATGTTGTTGTCAATGTCGCTAAAATAGTGAATATGGGCCGGGACAGTAAACTGCTGAACTCTGTTGAGTCATGCGATATTATAAATATTGACGGTATGGGCGTTGTCTGGGGGGCATCATTTCTTGGCTGCAATATCCCCGAAAGGGTTGCCGGGGTGGACCTTTTTCATAATCTGCTAGAGATGGCAGGAGCTGAAAAATATCCTGTTTACCTGCTCGGGGCGAAGCAGGACGTGCTCGAAAAAGCTGTTGAAAATATAGAAAAAAAATTTCCGCAACTTGAAATTGCCGGATATCATCACGGCTATTTCTGGGATGATGAGCAGAAGGTTGTTGAAGATATTTCCCGGAGCGGTGCAAGGCTGCTTTTTGTAGCTATCAGTTCTCCTAAAAAGGAAAATTTTATTTCCCACTGGCGTGAAAAGCTTGGAGTTGATTTTGTCATGGGAGTGGGCGGAACATTTGATGTTGTCGCCGGTAAATCAAAGCGGGCACCAGTTTTTATGCAGAAAGCCGGTCTGGAATGGTTTTACCGTCTGCTGCAGGAACCGCGCAGAATGTGGAAACGCTATCTTTTTACCAACAGTGTCTTTGCCGTGAAGCTTTTAAGATTCAAATTTTTAGGATTTTGA
- a CDS encoding lipase family protein, whose protein sequence is MDDYFKHEELMKSPPIKRAAYSDRTAWIMAELSRLVYEHLPSEKELEEFLDRLSKQILEGVEKSDLKFTASKVLATIKGESAESDVSKVLASKKIKLIKSYSEEGTEAMIVEFPQNKEAGFDGMFVIVFRGTQINSIKDIKSDLKADLVPAKGGGRIHRGFKAAYEKIDRLLSEDLKKAGTTPVYITGHSLGGALAMVATRYLCNDSLGATYTFGCPRVADDDFFKCIKTPVYRVVNAADGVARVPFGSGLTLLLIIIRLIPINGTKVISEFFRKYFSGYTHYGNMTLLSAGAAGSKVQIYKSPTIFKAALQVILPHWIKTRGKATFTDHFIAGYCKKLGDYALERFNL, encoded by the coding sequence ATGGATGACTATTTTAAACATGAGGAATTAATGAAATCCCCGCCGATTAAGCGGGCCGCTTATTCCGACAGAACAGCATGGATCATGGCGGAGTTATCACGACTTGTTTATGAGCATTTACCATCGGAAAAAGAACTTGAAGAATTTTTGGACAGGCTTTCGAAGCAAATTCTGGAAGGTGTGGAGAAATCAGACCTTAAATTTACAGCTTCAAAAGTTTTAGCAACTATTAAAGGCGAATCAGCAGAAAGCGATGTCAGCAAAGTTTTAGCCAGCAAAAAAATAAAGCTCATCAAATCATACTCGGAAGAAGGAACCGAGGCTATGATCGTTGAATTTCCGCAGAATAAAGAAGCGGGATTTGACGGAATGTTTGTTATTGTTTTCCGCGGAACGCAAATTAATTCCATTAAGGATATTAAATCAGATCTCAAAGCAGATCTTGTTCCGGCGAAAGGTGGAGGAAGAATCCACAGAGGATTCAAAGCGGCCTATGAAAAAATTGACAGACTACTAAGTGAAGATCTCAAAAAGGCAGGCACCACTCCGGTATATATCACCGGACATTCATTAGGAGGTGCGCTGGCTATGGTCGCAACCAGATATCTTTGCAACGACAGTCTGGGAGCCACATATACCTTCGGCTGTCCCAGAGTAGCTGATGATGATTTTTTCAAATGCATTAAAACGCCTGTCTACCGCGTTGTGAATGCTGCCGATGGTGTTGCCCGAGTACCATTCGGGTCAGGGCTGACGCTTCTTCTTATAATAATCAGGTTAATACCCATAAATGGAACAAAAGTTATCTCTGAATTTTTCCGCAAATATTTTTCAGGATATACCCACTATGGAAATATGACCCTGCTTTCCGCAGGAGCTGCTGGCTCTAAAGTTCAAATTTATAAAAGTCCTACAATTTTCAAAGCTGCACTTCAGGTAATTCTTCCACACTGGATTAAGACAAGGGGTAAAGCGACCTTCACCGATCACTTTATTGCCGGATATTGCAAAAAGCTGGGCGACTACGCTCTGGAAAGATTTAATCTCTAA
- a CDS encoding sensor domain-containing diguanylate cyclase produces MDNKCNLDQFDFDATLLTVSFATRLLAMELDYHSVIDRALEAFCDIGSCRDAAIINKERDEKLTLVGASIDYERMFLDEEVPFEGALVTAASTQKPVIINGCPMSEFPIPSGKNSPCENSTCLCVPLVGSRDMVKGFITLKREVERPWSNCELFQIGILSTVAAIAIENTKLFRLAISDPLTDLYTRRYLSIRMDDEVTRIRRRGGELSLVMLDVDHFKNINDRYGHSSGDMALKQIAEIILENSRRGVDVVCRYGGEEFAVLMPSSDIKAAETVAERICTQCCKTLIELPNDMINISVSAGAASLAECDMPIAADLIDLSDRRLYEAKKRGRNCAVCSG; encoded by the coding sequence ATGGATAACAAATGCAATCTTGACCAGTTTGATTTCGACGCGACACTCCTTACGGTAAGTTTCGCGACTCGCCTGCTGGCAATGGAGCTTGATTACCACTCGGTGATTGACCGTGCTCTTGAAGCTTTTTGTGATATCGGCTCATGCAGAGACGCCGCTATTATCAACAAAGAACGCGATGAAAAACTTACGCTTGTAGGCGCCAGCATTGATTATGAACGCATGTTTCTTGACGAGGAAGTTCCATTTGAAGGCGCACTGGTAACTGCTGCCAGCACTCAGAAACCGGTTATAATAAACGGCTGCCCCATGTCTGAATTTCCCATCCCCTCAGGCAAAAATTCTCCGTGTGAAAACTCAACCTGTCTCTGTGTTCCTCTTGTAGGCTCGCGCGATATGGTCAAAGGCTTCATAACACTCAAACGTGAAGTGGAAAGACCGTGGAGCAACTGCGAGCTTTTCCAGATTGGGATACTTTCCACAGTTGCAGCCATTGCAATCGAAAATACCAAACTTTTCAGACTGGCAATATCCGATCCTCTGACGGACCTTTATACCAGAAGATACCTTTCAATACGCATGGATGACGAAGTCACCAGAATCAGACGCCGTGGCGGTGAGCTGTCACTGGTGATGCTTGACGTTGATCACTTTAAAAATATCAACGACCGCTACGGACACAGCTCCGGGGATATGGCCCTAAAACAGATAGCTGAAATCATACTTGAAAATTCAAGAAGAGGCGTTGATGTCGTCTGCCGGTACGGCGGAGAAGAATTCGCAGTGCTCATGCCTTCTTCAGACATCAAAGCCGCGGAAACCGTTGCGGAAAGAATCTGTACACAATGCTGCAAAACCCTCATAGAACTCCCTAACGACATGATAAATATCAGTGTCAGCGCAGGAGCAGCAAGTCTGGCAGAATGCGATATGCCTATCGCTGCCGACCTTATTGATCTCTCGGACAGAAGACTTTACGAAGCCAAAAAACGTGGCAGAAACTGCGCCGTTTGTTCCGGCTGA
- a CDS encoding TatD family hydrolase produces the protein MSKKKRALPQTVGLNCPGVETHAHLDIESFPDELDEVIQRARECSIAKIGNVFLGISGYEENKHLFENYPEVFFILGVHPNEAESFTDRELEAIGEACRSDSRIKAIGEIGLDFYWSEVSQTAQYHAFRAQLSLAKELGLPVVIHSRDANEQSIRTLEEEGFSGLPLLWHCFGADTETAKRIIDNGWYISIPGTITYRKNELPQEAVKTIPLDRLVLETDSPFLAPEPWRGKRNEPAYVAFTARKVAELRGMDVNELWAACGENANRFFKL, from the coding sequence ATGTCTAAAAAGAAAAGAGCACTTCCCCAGACGGTCGGTCTTAATTGTCCCGGTGTAGAAACCCATGCCCATCTCGATATTGAAAGCTTTCCTGATGAACTTGATGAAGTTATTCAAAGGGCGCGAGAATGTTCCATAGCAAAAATAGGTAATGTTTTCCTTGGAATAAGCGGTTATGAAGAAAACAAACATCTTTTTGAAAACTACCCGGAAGTATTTTTTATATTAGGTGTGCATCCTAACGAAGCTGAAAGTTTTACAGACCGTGAACTTGAGGCCATCGGGGAAGCCTGCCGCAGTGATTCCCGTATCAAGGCCATAGGAGAGATCGGACTTGATTTCTATTGGAGTGAAGTCTCTCAGACCGCGCAATATCATGCTTTTCGCGCTCAGCTGAGCCTTGCAAAAGAGCTTGGTCTGCCTGTGGTTATTCACAGCCGGGATGCCAATGAGCAATCCATAAGGACTCTTGAGGAAGAAGGCTTTTCAGGTCTTCCGCTGTTATGGCATTGTTTCGGGGCTGATACTGAAACCGCAAAACGTATTATTGATAACGGCTGGTATATTTCAATCCCCGGAACGATCACCTACAGGAAAAATGAACTTCCTCAGGAAGCCGTGAAAACCATACCTCTGGATCGTCTTGTACTTGAAACTGACAGCCCTTTTCTTGCTCCTGAACCTTGGCGTGGAAAACGCAATGAACCTGCTTATGTAGCATTTACAGCACGCAAAGTGGCCGAGCTGCGGGGAATGGATGTAAACGAGCTCTGGGCTGCCTGTGGTGAAAATGCCAATAGATTTTTCAAACTGTAA